Proteins from a genomic interval of Zingiber officinale cultivar Zhangliang chromosome 2A, Zo_v1.1, whole genome shotgun sequence:
- the LOC122042599 gene encoding WAT1-related protein At2g37450-like isoform X2 produces the protein MASVKEYGAVAGMVSAQAIIANMLLLSRYLFTQGMSFYAFVLYRQMITTLVIAPIVFYLSRGRRPCVRWKNVKQIFLLALMALEELNIRKRDGRAKILGIILGLGGAMVMTFFKGHHENQHLQQLGLNMESFLLSPMLKFFGQSGDSFILGAFIAIIGCSSFSAFLLYQETIIEEYPCKVSLSFQISLMGLLQCAVVSLILDKPSALKLQWNMQLLLILYCGICMGIERFIIIMCVKEKGAVYVAAFNPLTTVIVAILEPLLLHEQLTWSSLTGMTMVIVALYLFIWVKAKGAPRDSCRYEDPRETWNNNTQVTSNQQPLLSTTIL, from the exons ATGGCGAGTGTGAAGGAGTACGGTGCGGTCGCGGGAATGGTTTCAGCGCAGGCGATCATCGCCAACATGTTGCTCCTCTCCCGCTACCTCTTCACCCAAGGCATGAGCTTCTACGCCTTCGTCTTGTACCGCCAGATGATTACAACCCTCGTCATCGCTCCTATTGTTTTCTACCTCAGCAG AGGGAGGAGGCCTTGCGTTCGGTGGAAGAATGTGAAGCAGATCTttctactcgcattgatggc ATTGGAGGAGTTAAATATAAGGAAAAGGGATGGGCGAGCTAAGATCCTTGGCATAATTCTAGGTTTAGGAGGGGCAATGGTGATGACCTTCTTCAAGGGCCATCATGAAAACCAACATCTACAACAATTAGGATTAAACATGGAGTCATTTCTCTTGTCGCCAATGCTCAAATTCTTTGGCCAAAGTGGTGATAGCTTCATATTGGGAGCCTTTATTGCCATCATTGGGTGTTCCTCCTTCTCAGCTTTTCTACTTTACCAG GAGACAATAATTGAAGAATACCCTTGTAAAGTCTCCCTCTCGTTCCAGATCAGTTTAATGGGCCTCCTCCAGTGTGCAGTTGTTTCACTCATATTGGATAAGCCCTCAGCCCTAAAACTGCAGTGGAACATGCAGCTCCTTCTCATACTTTACTGT GGAATTTGCATGGGTATAGAAAGATTCATCATAATAATGTGTGTGAAGGAAAAGGGTGCAGTCTATGTTGCAGCTTTCAATCCCCTGACTACAGTGATTGTGGCCATTCTTGAGCCTTTGCTACTGCATGAACAGCTCACCTGGAGCAG CTTGACGGGCATGACAATGGTTATCGTTGCCCTTTACTTGTTCATTTGGGTGAAGGCTAAGGGAGCACCTCGTGACTCTTGCCGATATGAAGATCCAAGAGAAACATGGAACAATAACACTCAGGTAACAAGCAACCAACAGCCCTTGTTATCCACAACCATTTTGTaa
- the LOC122042599 gene encoding WAT1-related protein At2g37460-like isoform X1 has protein sequence MASVKEYGAVAGMVSAQAIIANMLLLSRYLFTQGMSFYAFVLYRQMITTLVIAPIVFYLSRGRRPCVRWKNVKQIFLLALMAVTLNQMLHNAGIALTSSIFVGAMNNLIPSITFLLAYLLRLEELNIRKRDGRAKILGIILGLGGAMVMTFFKGHHENQHLQQLGLNMESFLLSPMLKFFGQSGDSFILGAFIAIIGCSSFSAFLLYQETIIEEYPCKVSLSFQISLMGLLQCAVVSLILDKPSALKLQWNMQLLLILYCGICMGIERFIIIMCVKEKGAVYVAAFNPLTTVIVAILEPLLLHEQLTWSSLTGMTMVIVALYLFIWVKAKGAPRDSCRYEDPRETWNNNTQVTSNQQPLLSTTIL, from the exons ATGGCGAGTGTGAAGGAGTACGGTGCGGTCGCGGGAATGGTTTCAGCGCAGGCGATCATCGCCAACATGTTGCTCCTCTCCCGCTACCTCTTCACCCAAGGCATGAGCTTCTACGCCTTCGTCTTGTACCGCCAGATGATTACAACCCTCGTCATCGCTCCTATTGTTTTCTACCTCAGCAG AGGGAGGAGGCCTTGCGTTCGGTGGAAGAATGTGAAGCAGATCTttctactcgcattgatggc AGTGACATTGAATCAAATGTTGCATAATGCTGGTATCGCACTCACGTCCTCCATCTTTGTTGGCGCTATGAACAATCTCATACCGTCAATTACTTTCTTGCTAGCCTATCTCCTCAG ATTGGAGGAGTTAAATATAAGGAAAAGGGATGGGCGAGCTAAGATCCTTGGCATAATTCTAGGTTTAGGAGGGGCAATGGTGATGACCTTCTTCAAGGGCCATCATGAAAACCAACATCTACAACAATTAGGATTAAACATGGAGTCATTTCTCTTGTCGCCAATGCTCAAATTCTTTGGCCAAAGTGGTGATAGCTTCATATTGGGAGCCTTTATTGCCATCATTGGGTGTTCCTCCTTCTCAGCTTTTCTACTTTACCAG GAGACAATAATTGAAGAATACCCTTGTAAAGTCTCCCTCTCGTTCCAGATCAGTTTAATGGGCCTCCTCCAGTGTGCAGTTGTTTCACTCATATTGGATAAGCCCTCAGCCCTAAAACTGCAGTGGAACATGCAGCTCCTTCTCATACTTTACTGT GGAATTTGCATGGGTATAGAAAGATTCATCATAATAATGTGTGTGAAGGAAAAGGGTGCAGTCTATGTTGCAGCTTTCAATCCCCTGACTACAGTGATTGTGGCCATTCTTGAGCCTTTGCTACTGCATGAACAGCTCACCTGGAGCAG CTTGACGGGCATGACAATGGTTATCGTTGCCCTTTACTTGTTCATTTGGGTGAAGGCTAAGGGAGCACCTCGTGACTCTTGCCGATATGAAGATCCAAGAGAAACATGGAACAATAACACTCAGGTAACAAGCAACCAACAGCCCTTGTTATCCACAACCATTTTGTaa
- the LOC122042599 gene encoding WAT1-related protein At2g37460-like isoform X4 yields MASVKEYGAVAGMVSAQAIIANMLLLSRYLFTQGMSFYAFVLYRQMITTLVIAPIVFYLSRGRRPCVRWKNVKQIFLLALMAVTLNQMLHNAGIALTSSIFVGAMNNLIPSITFLLAYLLRLEELNIRKRDGRAKILGIILGLGGAMVMTFFKGHHENQHLQQLGLNMESFLLSPMLKFFGQSGDSFILGAFIAIIGCSSFSAFLLYQETIIEEYPCKVSLSFQISLMGLLQCAVVSLILDKPSALKLQWNMQLLLILYCGICMGIERFIIIMCVKEKGAVYVAAFNPLTTVIVAILEPLLLHEQLTWSS; encoded by the exons ATGGCGAGTGTGAAGGAGTACGGTGCGGTCGCGGGAATGGTTTCAGCGCAGGCGATCATCGCCAACATGTTGCTCCTCTCCCGCTACCTCTTCACCCAAGGCATGAGCTTCTACGCCTTCGTCTTGTACCGCCAGATGATTACAACCCTCGTCATCGCTCCTATTGTTTTCTACCTCAGCAG AGGGAGGAGGCCTTGCGTTCGGTGGAAGAATGTGAAGCAGATCTttctactcgcattgatggc AGTGACATTGAATCAAATGTTGCATAATGCTGGTATCGCACTCACGTCCTCCATCTTTGTTGGCGCTATGAACAATCTCATACCGTCAATTACTTTCTTGCTAGCCTATCTCCTCAG ATTGGAGGAGTTAAATATAAGGAAAAGGGATGGGCGAGCTAAGATCCTTGGCATAATTCTAGGTTTAGGAGGGGCAATGGTGATGACCTTCTTCAAGGGCCATCATGAAAACCAACATCTACAACAATTAGGATTAAACATGGAGTCATTTCTCTTGTCGCCAATGCTCAAATTCTTTGGCCAAAGTGGTGATAGCTTCATATTGGGAGCCTTTATTGCCATCATTGGGTGTTCCTCCTTCTCAGCTTTTCTACTTTACCAG GAGACAATAATTGAAGAATACCCTTGTAAAGTCTCCCTCTCGTTCCAGATCAGTTTAATGGGCCTCCTCCAGTGTGCAGTTGTTTCACTCATATTGGATAAGCCCTCAGCCCTAAAACTGCAGTGGAACATGCAGCTCCTTCTCATACTTTACTGT GGAATTTGCATGGGTATAGAAAGATTCATCATAATAATGTGTGTGAAGGAAAAGGGTGCAGTCTATGTTGCAGCTTTCAATCCCCTGACTACAGTGATTGTGGCCATTCTTGAGCCTTTGCTACTGCATGAACAGCTCACCTGGAGCAG CTAG
- the LOC122042599 gene encoding WAT1-related protein At2g37460-like isoform X3 → MASVKEYGAVAGMVSAQAIIANMLLLSRYLFTQGMSFYAFVLYRQMITTLVIAPIVFYLSRGRRPCVRWKNVKQIFLLALMAVTLNQMLHNAGIALTSSIFVGAMNNLIPSITFLLAYLLRLEELNIRKRDGRAKILGIILGLGGAMVMTFFKGHHENQHLQQLGLNMESFLLSPMLKFFGQSGDSFILGAFIAIIGCSSFSAFLLYQETIIEEYPCKVSLSFQISLMGLLQCAVVSLILDKPSALKLQWNMQLLLILYCGICMGIERFIIIMCVKEKGAVYVAAFNPLTTVIVAILEPLLLHEQLTWSRKLDFPCYAEHDLGEN, encoded by the exons ATGGCGAGTGTGAAGGAGTACGGTGCGGTCGCGGGAATGGTTTCAGCGCAGGCGATCATCGCCAACATGTTGCTCCTCTCCCGCTACCTCTTCACCCAAGGCATGAGCTTCTACGCCTTCGTCTTGTACCGCCAGATGATTACAACCCTCGTCATCGCTCCTATTGTTTTCTACCTCAGCAG AGGGAGGAGGCCTTGCGTTCGGTGGAAGAATGTGAAGCAGATCTttctactcgcattgatggc AGTGACATTGAATCAAATGTTGCATAATGCTGGTATCGCACTCACGTCCTCCATCTTTGTTGGCGCTATGAACAATCTCATACCGTCAATTACTTTCTTGCTAGCCTATCTCCTCAG ATTGGAGGAGTTAAATATAAGGAAAAGGGATGGGCGAGCTAAGATCCTTGGCATAATTCTAGGTTTAGGAGGGGCAATGGTGATGACCTTCTTCAAGGGCCATCATGAAAACCAACATCTACAACAATTAGGATTAAACATGGAGTCATTTCTCTTGTCGCCAATGCTCAAATTCTTTGGCCAAAGTGGTGATAGCTTCATATTGGGAGCCTTTATTGCCATCATTGGGTGTTCCTCCTTCTCAGCTTTTCTACTTTACCAG GAGACAATAATTGAAGAATACCCTTGTAAAGTCTCCCTCTCGTTCCAGATCAGTTTAATGGGCCTCCTCCAGTGTGCAGTTGTTTCACTCATATTGGATAAGCCCTCAGCCCTAAAACTGCAGTGGAACATGCAGCTCCTTCTCATACTTTACTGT GGAATTTGCATGGGTATAGAAAGATTCATCATAATAATGTGTGTGAAGGAAAAGGGTGCAGTCTATGTTGCAGCTTTCAATCCCCTGACTACAGTGATTGTGGCCATTCTTGAGCCTTTGCTACTGCATGAACAGCTCACCTGGAGCAG GAAGTTGGATTTTCCCTGCTATGCTGAGCATGATTTGGGTGAAAATTGA
- the LOC122042599 gene encoding WAT1-related protein At2g37460-like isoform X5, with protein sequence MASVKEYGAVAGMVSAQAIIANMLLLSRYLFTQGMSFYAFVLYRQMITTLVIAPIVFYLSRGRRPCVRWKNVKQIFLLALMAVTLNQMLHNAGIALTSSIFVGAMNNLIPSITFLLAYLLRLEELNIRKRDGRAKILGIILGLGGAMVMTFFKGHHENQHLQQLGLNMESFLLSPMLKFFGQSGDSFILGAFIAIIGCSSFSAFLLYQETIIEEYPCKVSLSFQISLMGLLQCAVVSLILDKPSALKLQWNMQLLLILYCGICMGIERFIIIMCVKEKGAVYVAAFNPLTTVIVAILEPLLLHEQLTWSR encoded by the exons ATGGCGAGTGTGAAGGAGTACGGTGCGGTCGCGGGAATGGTTTCAGCGCAGGCGATCATCGCCAACATGTTGCTCCTCTCCCGCTACCTCTTCACCCAAGGCATGAGCTTCTACGCCTTCGTCTTGTACCGCCAGATGATTACAACCCTCGTCATCGCTCCTATTGTTTTCTACCTCAGCAG AGGGAGGAGGCCTTGCGTTCGGTGGAAGAATGTGAAGCAGATCTttctactcgcattgatggc AGTGACATTGAATCAAATGTTGCATAATGCTGGTATCGCACTCACGTCCTCCATCTTTGTTGGCGCTATGAACAATCTCATACCGTCAATTACTTTCTTGCTAGCCTATCTCCTCAG ATTGGAGGAGTTAAATATAAGGAAAAGGGATGGGCGAGCTAAGATCCTTGGCATAATTCTAGGTTTAGGAGGGGCAATGGTGATGACCTTCTTCAAGGGCCATCATGAAAACCAACATCTACAACAATTAGGATTAAACATGGAGTCATTTCTCTTGTCGCCAATGCTCAAATTCTTTGGCCAAAGTGGTGATAGCTTCATATTGGGAGCCTTTATTGCCATCATTGGGTGTTCCTCCTTCTCAGCTTTTCTACTTTACCAG GAGACAATAATTGAAGAATACCCTTGTAAAGTCTCCCTCTCGTTCCAGATCAGTTTAATGGGCCTCCTCCAGTGTGCAGTTGTTTCACTCATATTGGATAAGCCCTCAGCCCTAAAACTGCAGTGGAACATGCAGCTCCTTCTCATACTTTACTGT GGAATTTGCATGGGTATAGAAAGATTCATCATAATAATGTGTGTGAAGGAAAAGGGTGCAGTCTATGTTGCAGCTTTCAATCCCCTGACTACAGTGATTGTGGCCATTCTTGAGCCTTTGCTACTGCATGAACAGCTCACCTGGAGCAG GTAA